TCCGAGAGGCCGGTGGTGATATTCAGCAAGAGCTCGTGCTGCATATGCCATTCGATCAAAACCTTGCTTTGCGATTTTGGGGTCAACCCGGCAGTGCACGAGCTTGATGAAATGCAAAGAGGAGGAGAAATAGAGAGAACTCTTTTAAGGCTCGGATGCAATCCATCCGTGCCGGCGGTGTTCATTGGCGGTGAATTCGTGGGC
This is a stretch of genomic DNA from Argentina anserina chromosome 4, drPotAnse1.1, whole genome shotgun sequence. It encodes these proteins:
- the LOC126791509 gene encoding monothiol glutaredoxin-S2-like; amino-acid sequence: MEAVTKMVSERPVVIFSKSSCCICHSIKTLLCDFGVNPAVHELDEMQRGGEIERTLLRLGCNPSVPAVFIGGEFVGGASEVTSLHLKRSLIPMMKRVGALWV